Proteins co-encoded in one Osmerus mordax isolate fOsmMor3 chromosome 11, fOsmMor3.pri, whole genome shotgun sequence genomic window:
- the samsn1a gene encoding SAM domain-containing protein SAMSN-1a isoform X1 yields MLQRAVSNVSDKPKSKPKRSTSFGKFENNRQPSPAKLEENGVTLGAEESGGESIDPTKSASLGKKMKAISLTMRRRMGKKHVKSFSEEMGDETDRDHEGEAESSPAVEQGSEKTSNSLESLYSGQSSSSLGGVTSASEGSSTRDSLRADEDGSYHGQFCGKARVHTDFVPSPYDTDSLKLKVGDIISIISKPPMGIWTGMLENKVGNFKFIYVDVLVEKEKEEEAPKIRPQKVCRRPRPKTLLELLERLQLEEYASALLLNGYQTVEDLTHLQEKHLIELNVMDPEHRRRLLAAADYRYIESEDVRESEEPKSLSSHSLKEEKSDCPRDSGCFIPSECTDNSKEDTDNQGEPHTV; encoded by the exons ATGCTACAAAGGGCTGTTTCAAATGTCTCTGACAAACCAAAGAGCAAACCAAAG CGCTCAACTAGTTTTGGAAAGTTTGAGAACAATCGACAGCCATCACCAGCCAAGTTAGAAGAAAATGGAGTCACATTG ggtgcagAGGAGTCTGGCGGTGAGAGTATCGATCCAACAAAATCAGCGAGCCTGGGGAAGAAGATGAAGGCGATCTCTCTGACCATGCGCAGAAGGATGGGCAAGAAGCATGTCAAATCCTTCTCAGAGGAAATG GgggatgagacagacagagaccatgaaggagaagcagagagcagTCCTGCTGTGGAACAAGGCTCTGAGAAGACCAGCAACTCTTTGGAGAGCCTCTACAGTGGCCAGAGCTCCTCca GCTTAGGTGGTGTGACCAGTGCTTCGGAAGGTTCCAGTACCAGAGACAGTCTGAGGGCGGATGAGGATGGGTCCTACCATGGACAGTTCTGTGGAAAAGCTCGGGTCCACACAGACTTTGTCCCAAGCCCATATGACACTGACTCTCTCAAACTTAAG GTTGGTGACATTATTAGCATCATTAGTAAACCTCCCATGGGCATATGGACCGGCATGCTGGAAAACAAGGTGGGCAACTTCAAGTTCATCTACGTTGATGTTCTggttgagaaagagaaagaggaagaagccCCTAAGATCAGACCTCAGAAGGTGTGCAGGAGGCCTCGACCCAAAACACTACTGGAACTACTTGAGCGTCTTCAGCTGGAG GAGTATGCTTCTGCATTGCTCCTTAACGGTTATCAGACCGTGGAGGATCTGACACACCTGCAGGAGAAGCACCTGATAGAACTCAACGTGATGGACCCTGAACACAGACGCAGGCTGCTGGCCGCAGCAGACTACCGCTACATTGAGA GTGaagatgtgagagagagcgaggagccTAAGTCCTTGTCGTCACACAGTCTGAAGGAAGAGAAGAGCGACTGTCCCAGAGACTCTGGGTGCTTCATCCCCTCAGAATGCACCGACAACAGCAAAGAGGATACAGACAACCAAGGAGAGCCACATACCGTTTAA
- the samsn1a gene encoding SAM domain-containing protein SAMSN-1a isoform X2 codes for MLQRAVSNVSDKPKSKPKRSTSFGKFENNRQPSPAKLEENGVTLGAEESGGESIDPTKSASLGKKMKAISLTMRRRMGKKHVKSFSEEMGDETDRDHEGEAESSPAVEQGSEKTSNSLESLYSGQSSSSGVTSASEGSSTRDSLRADEDGSYHGQFCGKARVHTDFVPSPYDTDSLKLKVGDIISIISKPPMGIWTGMLENKVGNFKFIYVDVLVEKEKEEEAPKIRPQKVCRRPRPKTLLELLERLQLEEYASALLLNGYQTVEDLTHLQEKHLIELNVMDPEHRRRLLAAADYRYIESEDVRESEEPKSLSSHSLKEEKSDCPRDSGCFIPSECTDNSKEDTDNQGEPHTV; via the exons ATGCTACAAAGGGCTGTTTCAAATGTCTCTGACAAACCAAAGAGCAAACCAAAG CGCTCAACTAGTTTTGGAAAGTTTGAGAACAATCGACAGCCATCACCAGCCAAGTTAGAAGAAAATGGAGTCACATTG ggtgcagAGGAGTCTGGCGGTGAGAGTATCGATCCAACAAAATCAGCGAGCCTGGGGAAGAAGATGAAGGCGATCTCTCTGACCATGCGCAGAAGGATGGGCAAGAAGCATGTCAAATCCTTCTCAGAGGAAATG GgggatgagacagacagagaccatgaaggagaagcagagagcagTCCTGCTGTGGAACAAGGCTCTGAGAAGACCAGCAACTCTTTGGAGAGCCTCTACAGTGGCCAGAGCTCCTCca GTGGTGTGACCAGTGCTTCGGAAGGTTCCAGTACCAGAGACAGTCTGAGGGCGGATGAGGATGGGTCCTACCATGGACAGTTCTGTGGAAAAGCTCGGGTCCACACAGACTTTGTCCCAAGCCCATATGACACTGACTCTCTCAAACTTAAG GTTGGTGACATTATTAGCATCATTAGTAAACCTCCCATGGGCATATGGACCGGCATGCTGGAAAACAAGGTGGGCAACTTCAAGTTCATCTACGTTGATGTTCTggttgagaaagagaaagaggaagaagccCCTAAGATCAGACCTCAGAAGGTGTGCAGGAGGCCTCGACCCAAAACACTACTGGAACTACTTGAGCGTCTTCAGCTGGAG GAGTATGCTTCTGCATTGCTCCTTAACGGTTATCAGACCGTGGAGGATCTGACACACCTGCAGGAGAAGCACCTGATAGAACTCAACGTGATGGACCCTGAACACAGACGCAGGCTGCTGGCCGCAGCAGACTACCGCTACATTGAGA GTGaagatgtgagagagagcgaggagccTAAGTCCTTGTCGTCACACAGTCTGAAGGAAGAGAAGAGCGACTGTCCCAGAGACTCTGGGTGCTTCATCCCCTCAGAATGCACCGACAACAGCAAAGAGGATACAGACAACCAAGGAGAGCCACATACCGTTTAA